Sequence from the Pontibacter pudoricolor genome:
TAATGCTACAGTTAGCTTAAAAAATGGCAAACTGGATATACAACTGGAACCGGCACAAACTTTAGGAGGCACCTTACACTACTGGCAGCACGATATTTTTGACCTTGACTGGAAAAACGATTTTGCCCTGCTAACACCAACGCGCGTGCGCTTCCTAGTAGGCGAAGACGGAACTATAAGCCAGATGCGCTTAGACTCCGACAACCCTGATTTTCATTTTGATGAGCTTAAATTTGAACGTATAAAATAGCCTCAGGCAAAGGCAACTATAAATACAAAAGCCGCACTTACGGGTGCGGCTTTTGTATTTCCCTACGGAACTATTAACTTAGGAAACCAACATTGCAATAACGCCAACAGCGGCGAAATATCCTGCGATAATCCAGTAAGCTAACTCATCTTGATTTTGGTAAACGTTTTTCATCATAAACAACCTTTAATCGTTAAACACTGATTTATCCCTTTGGCTGTCTTTATATTATGGGCTACGTGCCTTGTTATCAATTTGTTAGCTTAGGTTAAAAGAAACTCCAAACAGACAAATTATAATTATTATAATGCAATTATCTGTCATTAAAATGTAACACTCCTTCTGTTTTGATGAGGTGGCAGGCAATAAGCCGGGTGGGTTAACGGCGGGAGTTATGCAAAAAGAAAAAGGCTCGCTGCAGGTATTGCAGCGAGCCTTTTAAACTATATAAAAACTGTACTAAACCAGCTTTTTGTAACGGATACGCTTTGGCTCTATATCGCCCATGCGCTTCTTTTTATTTTCTTCGTATTCGCTATAGTTACCCTCAAACCAGTATACCTGCGACTCGCCTTCAAAAGCCAGGATATGCGTACAGATACGGTCCAGGAACCAGCGGTCGTGCGAGATAATAACAGCGCAACCTGCAAAGTTTTCCAGGGCATCTTCCAGGGCACGGATCGCATTCACGTCCAGGTCGTTGGTAGGCTCATCGAGTAATAATAAGTTACCGCCTTCTTTCAGCGTCATAGCCAGGTGCACACGGTTACGTTCACCACCCGATAGTTTATCTACCTTCTTCTCCTGGTCGCCGCCCGAGAAGTTGAATTTACTTACATACGCTCTGGAAACGATCTGCCGGCCAGCCATCATCATGTGTTCCGTACCGCCCGATATCACTTCAAAAACAGACTTGGTAGGGTCTAGTTGCGCGTGTTCCTGGTCTACGTAAGAGATCTGCACCGTAGAGCCAACTGTAAACTCACCGGCATCCGGTTTCTCCTGGCCTGTTATCAGCTTAAACAGTGTGGTTTTACCGGCACCGTTCGGGCCGATGATACCAACTATACCACCCTGCGGTAAAGCAAAGTTAAGGTCCTCGAAAAGCAGTTTATCGCCGTAGGCTTTGCTTACATGGTGGGCCTCTACAACCTGGCTACCCAAACGTGGTCCGTCTGGTATAAACAGCTCCAGTTTTTCTTCTTTCTTGCTGGCCTCTTCGCTGGCAAGTTTGTCGTACTGGCTTATACGGGCTTTAGATTTGGCCTGGCGTGCTTTCGGGGCCATACGTACCCACTCCAGCTCGCGCTGTAATGTTTTCTGGCGCTTGCTTTCGGTCTTTTCTTCTTTAGCCAGTCGGTTAGCTTTCTGCTCCAGCCAGCTGCTATAGTTGCCTTTCCACGGAATACCTTCGCCACGGTCCAGTTCCAGTATCCAGCCCGCCACATTATCCAGGAAGTATCTGTCGTGGGTTACGGCAATTACAGTTCCTTTATACTGCTTTAAGTGCTGCTCCAGCCAGTCTACCGATTCAGCATCCAGGTGGTTGGTAGGCTCATCCAGTAACAATACATCCGGCTCCTGTAACAGCAAACGGCAAAGGGCCACGCGGCGCTTCTCCCCACCCGACAGGTTTCCGATAATGGCATCTTCCGGTGGAGTTCTCAGGGCATCCATGGCGCGCTCCAGGCGGTTATCCAGTTCCCAGGCGTTGTGGTGGTCGAGTTTTTCCTGCACTACGCCCTGGCGGTCGATGAGCTTGTTCATCTCATCGTCAGTCATCTCCTCGGCAAACTTCATGTTGATCTCGTCGAATTCCTTCAACAGAGACACCACTTCAGCCACACCTTCTTCTACCACTTCGCGCACTGTTTTGGTCGGGTCCAGTTGCGGCTCCTGCTCCAGGTAACCTACACTATAGCCCGGGCTCCAGACTACTTCGCCTTGTATCTGCTTATCTACACCTGCAATAATCTTCAGCAAGCTTGATTTACCGGAACCGTTAAGGCCCAGCACACCAATTTTAGCGCCGTAGAAAAAGGACAGGTAAATGTTTTTAAGTACTTGTTTTTGAGGAGGGTAAACTTTGCTTACCCCGGCCATCGAGAAAATGATCGTTTCGTTGCTCATGCTATCGTTCTGTCAGGTTATACTTCCGGAAATGCCAAAACTGCTTATACAACAATGCTCAGCCATCGTTTTGGTTTTAGTGTTAATTACAAATATCGTAAAAATTCATGCATTTACCCTTCAGTATATTGCCACGAAATCGTTAAACTTGTAAAATACTG
This genomic interval carries:
- the ettA gene encoding energy-dependent translational throttle protein EttA translates to MSNETIIFSMAGVSKVYPPQKQVLKNIYLSFFYGAKIGVLGLNGSGKSSLLKIIAGVDKQIQGEVVWSPGYSVGYLEQEPQLDPTKTVREVVEEGVAEVVSLLKEFDEINMKFAEEMTDDEMNKLIDRQGVVQEKLDHHNAWELDNRLERAMDALRTPPEDAIIGNLSGGEKRRVALCRLLLQEPDVLLLDEPTNHLDAESVDWLEQHLKQYKGTVIAVTHDRYFLDNVAGWILELDRGEGIPWKGNYSSWLEQKANRLAKEEKTESKRQKTLQRELEWVRMAPKARQAKSKARISQYDKLASEEASKKEEKLELFIPDGPRLGSQVVEAHHVSKAYGDKLLFEDLNFALPQGGIVGIIGPNGAGKTTLFKLITGQEKPDAGEFTVGSTVQISYVDQEHAQLDPTKSVFEVISGGTEHMMMAGRQIVSRAYVSKFNFSGGDQEKKVDKLSGGERNRVHLAMTLKEGGNLLLLDEPTNDLDVNAIRALEDALENFAGCAVIISHDRWFLDRICTHILAFEGESQVYWFEGNYSEYEENKKKRMGDIEPKRIRYKKLV